The following proteins come from a genomic window of Malus domestica chromosome 02, GDT2T_hap1:
- the LOC103413335 gene encoding SURP and G-patch domain-containing protein 1-like protein isoform X1, which yields MDKGVTPSLFVNDGSFMERFRQLQQEKDKDKGSAADESRPSKVVPGTLTPTTTGKTSAELKANDARKVAAASGSKLAFSLKQKSKIVAPPVKLGADEDEDEADAANVAAGVPTKRQKLGQPDAVEESYRQVDVAPPFPTDSTVKIVADKLASFVAKHGRQFEHITRQKNPGDTPFKFLFDESCSDYKYYEYQLAIEEKALQQTRDSQTSRNGGTSMSASKSTSSSQRSTVNHPNYQTSASALYDDTEGRTGELTAPTGADPIAMMEYYVKKAAQEERKRQPKQSKDEMPPPASLQAPSLKKGHHMGDYIPQEELEKFMAACNDAAAQKAAKEAADRAKIQADNVGHKLLSKMGWKEGEGLGSSRRGISDPIMAGNVKKDNLGVGAQQPGEVTAEDDIYEQYKKRMMLGYRYRPNPLNNPRKAYY from the exons ATGGACAAAGGAGTGACTCCTAGCCTCTTTGTTAATGATGGTTCATTCATGGAAAGGTTCAGACAACTTCAACAAGAGAAGGATAAAGATAAAGGTTCCGCAGCAGACGAGTCTAGACCAAGTAAAGTTGTTCCAGGGACCTTGACTCCTACCACCACCGGTAAAACCAGTGCTGAACTGAAGGCTAATGATGCACGCAAGGTTGCCGCTGCTTCAGGTAGCAAACTTGCTTTCAGCTTGAAACAGAAGTCAAAGATTGTCGCACCACCTGTTAAGTTAGGTGCGGATGAGGATGAAGATGAAGCAGATGCTGCAAATGTTGCAGCTGGTGTACCAACTAAACGGCAAAAGTTGGGTCAGCCGGATGCCGTAGAGGAATCATACAGACAAGTGGATGTTG CACCACCTTTCCCAACTGATTCAACAGTGAAGATAGTTGCTGACAAACTAGCAAGTTTTGTGGCTAAACATGGAAGACAATTTGAGCATATTACACGTCAAAAAAATCCAGGAGATACTCCTTTCAA ATTTTTATTTGACGAGAGCTGTTCTGATTACAAATATTACGAGTATCAGCTTGCTATTGAAGAGAAAGCACTTCAACAGACCAGGGATTCACAAACATCTCGTAATG GAGGTACTAGCATGTCAGCTTCCAAATCCACAAGTAGTTCACAAAGGTCTACTGTGAATCATCCAAACTACCAAACTTCCGCCTCTGCTTTATATGATGACACTGAGGGAAGGACAG GTGAGCTCACTGCACCAACAGGTGCAGATCCTATTGCCATGATGGAGTACTACGTGAAAAAGGCTGCTcaggaagagagaaagagacaaCCTAAACAATCGAAAGATGAAATGCCCCCTCCTGCTTCTCTTCAAG CACCTTCTCTTAAGAAAGGTCATCACATGGGCGATTACATCCCACAAGAAGAGCTGGAGAAGTTTATGGCTGCTTGTAACGATGCAGCTGCACAGAAAGCTGCCAAAGAAGCCGCAGATAGGGCCAAAATCCAGGCTGATAATGTGGGTCATAAACTCTTGTCTAAAATGGGTTGGAAGGAAG GCGAGGGTCTGGGAAGCTCCAGAAGAGGAATTTCGGATCCAATAATGGCGGGTAATGTGAAGAAGGACAATTTGGGGGTTGGTGCTCAACAACCTGGAGAGGTGACTGCTGAAGATGATATATACGAACAATATAAGAAGCGGATGATGCTTGGTTACCGATACAGACCCAATCCTCTG AACAATCCGCGAAAGGCATATTACTGA
- the LOC103414178 gene encoding transcription factor bHLH130-like: protein MSGLLYKYNPNFKASEGEPRKNHAAEFMDSNIFHQQQSSGLTRYQSAPSSFLMEQMDNNGGGTQDLLYLQPSSPEVETVLARFISSCNEPDERDNGVRQHQFEIQERPVNVKGEAEDSVSEHINGYPNSTHTMYQAPQGQQAHGLDSSSFAAVNSTGMENSMRQSKIGVGNRSNLVRQSSSPAGVFPNSTVDDGFNVMKDSAGYRVGNGTNGEASPSTSRFGNQLSFSSRQSSYSGRMPRIAEDENGNLGEDENANGSNSPYQSSFPDDSWDDSSFNDLKIARDTDGNKFSTSTAFESQNNDFGHRNHGSTQHLRFSKHFEMPAMEKYLQFEDSIPRKIRAKRGFATHPRSIAERMRRTRISERMKKLQELFPNMDKQTNTAEKLDLAVGFIKDLQKQVQTLKDTKAKCSCSSEQ, encoded by the exons ATGAGCGGTCTTCTATACAAATACAATCCTAATTTTAAGGCCTCGGAGGGAGAGCCGAGGAAGAACCACGCGGCGGAGTTCATGGATTCGAATATTTTCCACCAGCAGCAGAGCTCCGGCTTAACGCGGTATCAGTCAGCTCCAAGCTCATTTCTGATGGAGCAGATGGACAACAATGGCGGCGGAACCCAGGATTTGCTGTATCTTCAACCTTCGAGCCCTGAAGTCGAAACGGTGCTGGCCAGGTTCATTTCTTCATGTAATGAACCAGATGAACGTGACAATGGTGTGCGGCAGCATCAGTTTGAAATCCAAGAGAGGCCGGTAAATGTGAAGGGAGAGGCAGAGGACTCTGTTTCTGAGCACATTAATGGTTACCCGAATTCTACTCATACGATGTACCAAGCTCCTCAAGGTCAGCAAGCTCATGGTTTAGACAGCAGCTCCTTCGCTGCAGTCAACTCTACGGGAATGGAGAATTCAATGAGGCAATCGAAAATTGGGGTCGGAAATCGGTCTAATCTTGTTAGACAAAGTAGCTCTCCGGCTGGAGTCTTCCCAAACTCGACCGTTGACGATG GCTTTAACGTGATGAAGGACTCGGCAGGATATCGCGTAGGCAATGGTACAAATGGAGAAGCCAGTCCATCAACTTCTAGGTTTGGTAATCAACTGAGTTTCTCATCAAGGCAGTCTTCATACTCAGGTCGAATGCCTCGGATTGCTGAAGATGAGAATGGGAACTTGGGAGAAGATGAGAATGCTAATGGTAGCAATTCACCTTACCAGTCTAGCTTCCCAGATGATTCGTGGGACGATTCTTCATTTAATGACCTCAAAATAGCCAGAGACACTGATGGGAACAAGTTTTCTACTTCGACTGCATTCGAATCACAG AACAATGATTTTGGACACCGCAATCATGGATCGACGCAACACTTGAGGTTTTCCAAACATTTTGAGATGCCTGCTATGGAGAAGTATTTGCAATTTGAAGATTCGATTCCTCGTAAAATTCGTGCCAAAAGAGGCTTCGCCACTCACCCGCGAAGCATTGCAGAGAGG ATGAGAAGGACGCGGATTAGTGAAAGAATGAAGAAATTGCAGGAGCTTTTCCCAAACATGGACAAG CAAACAAACACGGCAGAAAAGTTGGACTTGGCGGTCGGGTTCATAAAAGACCTTCAGAAACAGGTTCAG ACACTCAAGGATACGAAGGCCAAGTGCAGTTGTTCGAGCGAACAATAA
- the LOC103413335 gene encoding SURP and G-patch domain-containing protein 1-like protein isoform X2: MDKGVTPSLFVNDGSFMERFRQLQQEKDKDKGSAADESRPSKVVPGTLTPTTTGKTSAELKANDARKVAAASGSKLAFSLKQKSKIVAPPVKLGADEDEDEADAANVAAGVPTKRQKLGQPDAVEESYRQVDVAPPFPTDSTVKIVADKLASFVAKHGRQFEHITRQKNPGDTPFKFLFDESCSDYKYYEYQLAIEEKALQQTRDSQTSRNGELTAPTGADPIAMMEYYVKKAAQEERKRQPKQSKDEMPPPASLQAPSLKKGHHMGDYIPQEELEKFMAACNDAAAQKAAKEAADRAKIQADNVGHKLLSKMGWKEGEGLGSSRRGISDPIMAGNVKKDNLGVGAQQPGEVTAEDDIYEQYKKRMMLGYRYRPNPLNNPRKAYY, encoded by the exons ATGGACAAAGGAGTGACTCCTAGCCTCTTTGTTAATGATGGTTCATTCATGGAAAGGTTCAGACAACTTCAACAAGAGAAGGATAAAGATAAAGGTTCCGCAGCAGACGAGTCTAGACCAAGTAAAGTTGTTCCAGGGACCTTGACTCCTACCACCACCGGTAAAACCAGTGCTGAACTGAAGGCTAATGATGCACGCAAGGTTGCCGCTGCTTCAGGTAGCAAACTTGCTTTCAGCTTGAAACAGAAGTCAAAGATTGTCGCACCACCTGTTAAGTTAGGTGCGGATGAGGATGAAGATGAAGCAGATGCTGCAAATGTTGCAGCTGGTGTACCAACTAAACGGCAAAAGTTGGGTCAGCCGGATGCCGTAGAGGAATCATACAGACAAGTGGATGTTG CACCACCTTTCCCAACTGATTCAACAGTGAAGATAGTTGCTGACAAACTAGCAAGTTTTGTGGCTAAACATGGAAGACAATTTGAGCATATTACACGTCAAAAAAATCCAGGAGATACTCCTTTCAA ATTTTTATTTGACGAGAGCTGTTCTGATTACAAATATTACGAGTATCAGCTTGCTATTGAAGAGAAAGCACTTCAACAGACCAGGGATTCACAAACATCTCGTAATG GTGAGCTCACTGCACCAACAGGTGCAGATCCTATTGCCATGATGGAGTACTACGTGAAAAAGGCTGCTcaggaagagagaaagagacaaCCTAAACAATCGAAAGATGAAATGCCCCCTCCTGCTTCTCTTCAAG CACCTTCTCTTAAGAAAGGTCATCACATGGGCGATTACATCCCACAAGAAGAGCTGGAGAAGTTTATGGCTGCTTGTAACGATGCAGCTGCACAGAAAGCTGCCAAAGAAGCCGCAGATAGGGCCAAAATCCAGGCTGATAATGTGGGTCATAAACTCTTGTCTAAAATGGGTTGGAAGGAAG GCGAGGGTCTGGGAAGCTCCAGAAGAGGAATTTCGGATCCAATAATGGCGGGTAATGTGAAGAAGGACAATTTGGGGGTTGGTGCTCAACAACCTGGAGAGGTGACTGCTGAAGATGATATATACGAACAATATAAGAAGCGGATGATGCTTGGTTACCGATACAGACCCAATCCTCTG AACAATCCGCGAAAGGCATATTACTGA